In one window of Thermoleophilia bacterium DNA:
- a CDS encoding B12-binding domain-containing radical SAM protein has protein sequence MNRSGVGMKVLLVQPRQRRRGGFKGGFRSMALVEPLGLEMIAGALHSEHEVRIVDLLPRVSLERAVESFRPDACGISCSFTVDVGESLEIAKTVKTLWPRSFVFVGGHHASLSPGDFAVPWVDAVVLGEGEATTPHLLHALACGESLETVPGLVVNTERGQLPTGLRPLISNLDDLPFAARSLVSRWSRGYHLGLRGRLASIETSRGCPYRCTFCSVWRFHQGRVRFKSPERVVDELESIEMKNIFITDDNFLASIRRAERIADLLLERGVRKRYIFQARTDSVARHPETMAKLKEAGFVTVFLGLEKIDQGELQDIGKANTVETNEAALSVLKKVGMNTYGTLIVDPDYDERDFGRLRDYVRRHAIPNAWFTVLTPLPGTALFEQLQEALITRDWELFDLAHAVLPTKLGLEKFYREYARLYTTVYSPKVLLRRAASALFRRRPGGWSDLPSLSLIWRSLESLRCMTDPREYLHAHVGGSSVESN, from the coding sequence GTGAACAGGTCGGGGGTTGGGATGAAGGTGCTTTTGGTGCAGCCGAGGCAGCGGCGTCGGGGTGGATTTAAGGGCGGCTTTCGAAGCATGGCCCTAGTGGAGCCGCTGGGGTTGGAGATGATTGCCGGGGCTCTCCACAGCGAGCATGAGGTGCGGATCGTTGATCTGTTACCTCGCGTGAGTCTGGAGAGGGCGGTCGAAAGCTTTAGGCCAGATGCTTGCGGGATTAGCTGCTCCTTTACGGTAGATGTGGGCGAGAGTCTGGAAATCGCAAAGACTGTCAAGACTCTCTGGCCTCGGTCCTTTGTGTTTGTGGGGGGGCACCATGCGTCGCTTAGCCCGGGCGACTTCGCGGTTCCCTGGGTTGATGCGGTTGTGTTAGGGGAAGGCGAAGCTACAACACCACACTTGCTGCACGCTTTGGCGTGCGGTGAGAGTTTGGAGACCGTGCCTGGTCTTGTGGTTAACACCGAGCGCGGACAGCTGCCAACTGGTCTAAGACCGCTGATCTCAAATCTCGATGATCTTCCCTTCGCTGCGCGCTCTTTGGTCAGCCGTTGGAGTCGGGGCTACCACTTGGGTCTGAGGGGGCGGCTGGCGAGCATAGAGACTTCGCGAGGTTGTCCGTACCGCTGCACCTTCTGCAGTGTTTGGCGCTTTCACCAGGGGAGGGTGCGATTCAAGAGCCCGGAACGCGTTGTGGATGAGTTAGAGTCCATCGAAATGAAGAACATCTTCATCACGGACGACAATTTCTTGGCCAGCATACGACGCGCGGAAAGGATTGCCGATCTGCTGCTTGAGCGGGGCGTGCGCAAACGCTATATATTCCAAGCTCGTACCGACTCTGTAGCGCGCCATCCGGAGACCATGGCCAAGCTAAAGGAAGCCGGTTTTGTCACAGTTTTCTTGGGGCTAGAAAAAATCGATCAAGGGGAATTGCAAGACATTGGCAAGGCTAACACCGTGGAGACCAACGAGGCAGCCCTTTCGGTGCTCAAGAAGGTGGGCATGAACACTTACGGGACGCTCATTGTTGACCCGGACTATGATGAGCGGGATTTTGGCCGACTACGGGATTATGTGCGGCGCCACGCGATTCCTAACGCTTGGTTCACGGTTTTGACTCCGCTTCCGGGTACTGCCCTCTTTGAACAACTACAAGAGGCGTTGATCACGCGGGACTGGGAACTGTTTGATCTAGCTCACGCGGTCCTGCCTACTAAGCTTGGGCTGGAGAAGTTCTACCGAGAATACGCCCGGCTGTATACTACCGTCTACTCGCCTAAGGTGCTTCTCCGTAGGGCGGCAAGCGCTTTGTTTAGGCGTCGACCAGGTGGATGGAGCGATCTGCCCAGTTTGTCGCTCATCTGGAGAAGTCTTGAGTCCCTTCGGTGCATGACCGACCCGCGCGAGTATCTTCATGCGCACGTTGGGGGATCGAGTGTCGAGAGTAACTGA
- a CDS encoding UDP-N-acetylglucosamine pyrophosphorylase — protein sequence MAGIERDSLAVMRLIEKGATVPDPQSVYIAPEVDLDRISADGLVIYPGCRIHGKDTVVCSGVILGAEGPVTLENCAVGSGVELKGGYFRASVFLDRVVLGSGSHVREGCLLEEEASGAHCVGLKQTILFPFVTLGSLVNFCDCLMAGGTSRRDHSEVGSSFVHFNYTPLGHKATASLFGDVPQGVMLRQPRIFLGGQGGVVGPVRVAYGTVLAAGSILRHDVLEPGRLVVASMPEAGQRDWKPETRGLGRVLRNNFYYLANLAALRAWYEKVRRRFLVQTDLGKLVYEQALAVLSGATDERIRRLRELAELVGAAGPAEFGAAGPAAHDYAGPAHFLGGSRKPDAVRRKIEIVCGLFSDEGVAKSVAGSVSHLEEDFLSALEVFVEPQADYLTTIRGLPQEVATKGVAWLSGIVEGYVERSVGELGTHQ from the coding sequence ATGGCAGGAATTGAGAGAGACTCGCTCGCTGTAATGCGGCTAATCGAGAAGGGGGCCACTGTACCTGACCCCCAATCTGTATACATAGCACCCGAAGTCGATCTAGATCGGATATCAGCTGACGGGCTGGTCATCTATCCCGGGTGTCGTATTCACGGGAAGGATACAGTTGTCTGCTCTGGCGTCATACTTGGAGCGGAGGGTCCTGTTACCCTGGAGAACTGCGCTGTTGGGTCTGGCGTGGAACTGAAGGGCGGCTATTTTAGAGCATCAGTCTTCTTGGACAGAGTTGTTCTAGGATCGGGGTCACATGTCCGGGAAGGATGTCTACTTGAAGAGGAAGCAAGCGGGGCTCACTGTGTAGGTCTTAAGCAGACAATTCTTTTCCCCTTCGTCACCCTGGGGAGCCTGGTCAACTTCTGTGACTGCCTGATGGCTGGGGGGACGAGCCGCCGGGACCATAGCGAGGTCGGGAGTAGTTTCGTACATTTCAACTACACGCCGCTTGGACACAAGGCCACGGCCTCCCTGTTTGGCGATGTGCCACAAGGAGTGATGCTCAGGCAGCCGCGGATCTTCTTGGGCGGTCAGGGCGGAGTAGTCGGCCCAGTGAGGGTGGCTTACGGGACCGTTCTCGCAGCAGGGTCGATATTGCGGCATGACGTGCTTGAGCCAGGCAGGCTAGTGGTTGCCTCTATGCCAGAGGCCGGCCAGCGAGATTGGAAGCCGGAAACTCGAGGGCTCGGTCGAGTATTAAGGAACAACTTCTACTATCTGGCTAATCTGGCCGCGTTACGAGCGTGGTATGAGAAGGTAAGACGCCGCTTCCTGGTACAGACGGACCTGGGGAAGCTTGTGTACGAGCAGGCTCTAGCCGTGTTGTCTGGCGCCACAGACGAACGCATTAGGCGTCTTAGGGAACTGGCGGAGCTGGTGGGGGCGGCGGGGCCAGCGGAGTTTGGGGCCGCAGGCCCCGCCGCCCATGACTACGCTGGCCCCGCGCATTTTTTAGGAGGCAGTCGGAAGCCTGACGCGGTAAGGCGCAAGATCGAGATTGTCTGTGGCCTTTTCAGCGATGAGGGGGTTGCGAAATCCGTCGCCGGCTCTGTTTCCCACTTGGAAGAGGATTTCCTCTCGGCTCTCGAGGTGTTTGTCGAGCCTCAGGCTGACTATTTGACGACGATTAGGGGTCTTCCCCAGGAGGTGGCCACAAAGGGTGTGGCCTGGCTTAGTGGCATTGTGGAAGGCTACGTGGAGCGCTCGGTCGGGGAGTTGGGCACCCACCAATAG
- a CDS encoding MaoC family dehydratase N-terminal domain-containing protein, whose amino-acid sequence MTTFAPEDFEILYPGVFSEREKKLAEQYLADNRALEERGPIDPRALAAGQVPPDTPGIGPSLVVTEDMVRYNNSKYDPENPLLHDAEYARRLGYKDILAMPCFGAHDDTFMVPYPPEARDTLLVSQLNHSVTTYRPIYPGDTLYLVTNRRTLTDLTPQEGSIYRHLVIRSEGSVYNQRGEKVNDTVWRVMESIKVFKPGRRPAHMTFADIWEAPEWTRRPAHYYTDQDWETIIDLWSNEKRRGEDPLYWEDVEIGEQPAWTVDGPIIESVMPTTPYGMGTGGSRTLRKEILDPVLRQNLVRGEADGIYRTPNPADQIPPVPENQGVVTEIPSLEEAGAVDTRDIHKGSPSARAPLINFMGRDIAIRHINNWMGDRGWLYNIRWGIMPPETMAAYGKPVPANPDAPRFLDAVPHMRGRYAEIHGLTGDLAIVKSYVYAKYVQDGHFLVDLAWWIETITGEIWLTGGATVRLPSRRV is encoded by the coding sequence ATGACGACTTTTGCCCCAGAAGATTTCGAAATCCTTTATCCTGGCGTATTTAGCGAACGCGAGAAGAAACTCGCCGAACAGTATCTGGCAGACAACCGGGCACTTGAGGAACGTGGCCCGATAGACCCCAGAGCTCTTGCGGCCGGTCAAGTTCCTCCCGACACTCCGGGAATAGGGCCAAGCTTGGTCGTAACCGAAGACATGGTGCGCTACAACAACAGCAAGTATGATCCGGAAAATCCACTGCTTCACGACGCGGAGTATGCGAGGCGATTGGGATACAAAGACATACTGGCCATGCCGTGCTTTGGCGCGCATGACGATACATTCATGGTTCCGTATCCCCCGGAAGCACGCGACACCCTTCTAGTTTCACAACTCAACCACAGTGTGACCACTTACCGGCCGATTTACCCCGGGGATACTCTCTACCTAGTAACCAATCGGCGCACGCTCACCGACCTTACCCCTCAGGAGGGGTCAATCTACCGCCACCTTGTTATCCGCAGCGAGGGCAGCGTGTATAACCAGAGAGGCGAGAAGGTAAATGACACCGTTTGGCGTGTCATGGAAAGCATCAAGGTGTTTAAGCCTGGGCGGCGTCCGGCCCACATGACTTTTGCCGACATATGGGAAGCGCCTGAATGGACCAGACGCCCCGCTCACTACTATACCGACCAGGACTGGGAAACCATCATTGATCTTTGGTCAAACGAAAAAAGACGCGGAGAAGACCCGCTGTATTGGGAGGACGTTGAGATAGGCGAACAGCCCGCCTGGACAGTTGACGGGCCCATCATTGAATCTGTAATGCCCACCACCCCCTACGGAATGGGCACCGGCGGAAGCCGGACCTTAAGGAAAGAGATTCTGGATCCTGTCCTTCGCCAGAATCTTGTTCGCGGTGAAGCCGACGGCATTTACCGGACACCAAATCCAGCCGACCAAATCCCGCCTGTGCCCGAGAACCAGGGTGTGGTAACCGAGATCCCGTCCCTCGAAGAGGCAGGGGCAGTGGATACCCGGGACATTCACAAGGGCTCTCCCTCTGCTCGTGCTCCCCTGATCAACTTTATGGGCCGTGACATTGCCATCAGGCACATAAACAACTGGATGGGAGATCGGGGTTGGCTCTACAACATCCGGTGGGGCATAATGCCCCCCGAAACCATGGCGGCGTATGGAAAGCCAGTGCCCGCCAACCCTGACGCACCGCGTTTCCTTGACGCGGTGCCCCACATGCGCGGCCGGTACGCAGAGATCCACGGTTTGACGGGGGATCTAGCCATTGTTAAGTCGTACGTCTATGCCAAGTACGTACAAGACGGGCATTTCCTGGTTGACCTAGCTTGGTGGATAGAGACAATTACTGGAGAGATCTGGCTCACCGGCGGCGCGACCGTGCGGCTGCCGTCGCGACGGGTGTGA
- the glmM gene encoding phosphoglucosamine mutase yields the protein MGRLFGTDGVRGQANRAPLDGPTVFALGQAVASLVRNSNQASHRVVVGRDTRRSGYMIEGALAAGLASAGVDVYLGGVLPTPAVAFLTRALDMGAGISISASHNPYVDNGIKVFFHGGWKLSDEQENEVERVVFERAGAELAVAPADMGRVLALPDAETRYVEFVKKTLPDGADFRGLKIVLDTANGAAYRVGLRILLELGADVIQIGAEPDGININADCGSEHPDGLIKAVVEHGADVGLALDGDGDRLIAVDEKGRKLTGDHILLILARNFKGQGRLRNNLLVSTVMSNMGLRAACRKYGISHHESAVGDRRVLEDLLRLEGNLGGEESGHVVLLDYHTTGDGLLTAVQLIDVMLKEGKPLSELRDWMEVYPQHLINVPVSSKPPLDEIPGLSEAQAQAKSELGNEGRVLIRYSGTEDVCRVMVEASEITQAERIGGKLAEVIQAAIGRR from the coding sequence ATGGGCAGGCTATTTGGCACAGACGGCGTACGTGGACAAGCTAATCGGGCTCCGTTGGATGGGCCGACCGTATTTGCGCTGGGGCAGGCCGTTGCCTCTCTAGTTAGAAACTCCAACCAGGCTAGCCACCGAGTGGTGGTTGGTCGGGACACTCGCCGCTCTGGTTACATGATAGAAGGGGCGCTTGCAGCTGGGCTCGCTTCCGCTGGAGTCGATGTTTACTTGGGAGGTGTTCTTCCTACCCCTGCCGTGGCTTTCTTGACGCGGGCTCTGGACATGGGTGCAGGAATTTCGATCTCTGCATCTCACAACCCGTACGTGGACAACGGGATAAAAGTCTTTTTCCACGGAGGCTGGAAGCTCTCCGACGAGCAAGAAAACGAGGTAGAACGGGTTGTCTTTGAACGTGCGGGCGCTGAGCTTGCCGTTGCTCCCGCCGATATGGGGCGGGTTCTCGCGTTACCAGACGCCGAGACCCGCTACGTCGAGTTTGTCAAGAAGACCCTGCCTGATGGTGCTGATTTCCGCGGACTTAAAATCGTGCTTGATACCGCTAACGGCGCCGCTTATCGGGTGGGTCTGCGAATTCTGTTAGAACTGGGAGCCGACGTAATCCAAATAGGGGCAGAGCCAGACGGTATCAACATAAACGCAGATTGTGGCTCTGAGCATCCGGACGGGTTAATTAAGGCCGTTGTCGAGCACGGCGCTGACGTGGGCCTTGCCTTGGACGGCGATGGAGATCGTCTCATTGCCGTCGATGAAAAAGGCCGCAAACTAACTGGGGACCATATCTTGCTTATCCTAGCTCGGAACTTCAAAGGCCAAGGGAGGCTAAGGAACAATCTTTTGGTCTCAACAGTTATGAGTAACATGGGCCTGCGAGCCGCTTGTCGCAAGTATGGCATTTCTCACCACGAGTCAGCGGTGGGCGACCGACGTGTGTTGGAAGACCTGCTACGTTTAGAAGGCAACCTGGGCGGAGAAGAGTCCGGACATGTTGTGCTGCTCGACTATCACACCACCGGCGACGGTTTGTTAACCGCAGTGCAGCTCATAGACGTCATGCTCAAAGAGGGAAAGCCTCTGTCTGAGCTTCGTGACTGGATGGAAGTGTATCCACAGCATCTGATTAACGTGCCAGTTTCTAGCAAGCCGCCGCTGGACGAAATCCCTGGCTTGTCTGAAGCTCAAGCGCAAGCCAAGTCTGAGCTGGGTAACGAGGGGCGTGTGCTGATTCGTTACTCCGGGACGGAGGACGTTTGCCGGGTGATGGTGGAAGCCTCCGAGATTACCCAAGCCGAGAGAATAGGCGGAAAACTAGCCGAGGTGATTCAAGCTGCCATCGGACGCCGGTGA